The genomic stretch gtcAGTCGAGACAACAACTGATGAATGTTCATGATCATCCTATCTATTAGGAAAGTGGGCCGTCCATCGAGAACCCGAGGGATCGTCCCTCTTGAGGTTGATGGAAGTGTGTTTGCGGAAAATTTATACCCAATAGCTGGGAAGCGGATGGTTACTTCATCTAGACTTGGCCCTATATGCACATGAAAAATTGATAGGAGATTTCCCAGCCAAGTGATTGGCAAGCGAGCCTTCTCGTGTTAAATGAACCCTAAAGTCGGTGATTGTTCGTACTAAAAGTAGGAGTGACAGAAGTGTGTTAGTCATGACGAGTCCGCGTGGCTTGAacccttctttcttggttACCCTTTTTTTCGTTTGCccccctttccttcttttcctttccaattcatttatttgtttgattttccaTTTGCATGGTGGGgggaaaaatgaaaaaagaaaagacaagattGGTACCTTGCCTTAGGAATAGGAGGAAGTCTTTTTAGATTAATGGTGAGATGGGATTGGATGGTGGCCGTAGATGATTTTTAGTTGCGTCGGTCTAGAGGGCAGCTGACAAGCTTCCCCTCCAATCAGTCCCCGCCCGAAGGTgtgcttctccttcattcATTTCCCTGTCGCTGGCGCTGAGAGGAGGGGTCAATTGGTTTTTGATTAAAGCATGCATGTCGCCACCTCTGTGCACCCCTGTTCGATCGAGGGGATTGGGTTTGGGAGACCCGGAGGAATCACCTAAAGGAGATGGCAGCATGAAAAGAAGATTTTTGCCTCTCCGTCCTACCCTCCTCTTTGGGAGTTTGGAACCATGGcggaagaaaatggaaattgAGCTGTTGGCTGGCTTTTTGGGTTTGCTGGCCATTGACTAACTGACTACTAGCACTACTACTGAGAGGACTAATGCTAGTCTCAGTTCGGGTCTCGGCCCCAGTCCAATGACGATCCAATGTCCTGCCAAGCATGGGGAAATTTGGGGAAAGTAGGCGAAGGGCCCGGGGGTTGCATTCCATCCGCTTACTCTACTTCttatttccctccccctcaacCAATCCAACCCATCGCTGATATCGCAATGTTTGGAAACGCATGAGCATGCAATTCCTGCCTCGGTTGAACGATGATACTGCTGATcatgagaagaacaacggtACGAACGTATCCCATATCTGTCTCGTGCATCACTGGTGCGTTTCAAGGTAAGTCCCCGGAACGCTGCCTCAATTTTTGTGTGAGTCCGTGTCCTAACTACCCTGGCAGTGGTCCCCCGTCGTGATCTCCACAGGGCTTCCCCATTAAGCAATAGCTCAATGATTCTGCATAGGGATCTGGAGCCGACTGGGACCCAAAAGCCCAAGTTCCGCGGTGCTTGACCTGAATTCTTTGAAAAGTACACATGTGAAGATCCGCCACCTCCGATAGTCTTATAGATAGAGCATAAGCCATGTAACGGTCCTGCCTTCCATGCCCTAGTCCGATTTTCTCGTTTTTAGTTTCGGTCGGAGACGTCTTTTGTGCTTGTTGATCACTCTGCCACGTTTCTTCCCAACTTTCTCTGTGTGCAATTGTGGAGTTGAGAGTTGTGAAGGTATGTCATCGTCATGATTATTCAATGTGGCTTTTATTTCCCTTaatcattttccttttgttcttttcgccGCCAAAAGTCCCCGAGAGATTTTTTTTGACGGTGTCATTAACGATATAATGCCTTCTGTAGCCCGCCCCCTCGAGCAAAACAAGCGAGACAAGTCTCTGCCGGGACTAAAACTCGAGAAGCAACTTGGTATGACCCCTTTTCGGCCTCTCCGGTCCTTTTCTCAGGAGGTGCCTCCTAACCTGGTGGGTGACAGGGCTGCCTGTGTGACAGGCCTTAGCATCAGTTCAATTCGGTCAACCTTATCGAGGTCTAGCGACACAAGATGTCGAGCGACAAGCCTGAAGTTACTGAAGTAGGCATGGTGGCCTCACCCGCTGCCACAAAACCTAGCTTCAAATCTCGCGTGGCGGCCCACTTTAAGAAATGGTGGTGGGCGCACCTCATCGCATTCGTTGTAGTGGTGCTCGTCGTGGCCCTTCCGGTGTATGTTCAATCCTTGTAGAAATGGCCTTCTTCAGCGGAGCCCCTCTGACAACATCACGCAAATAGGGTATATGTCGGCTATCCGAACATCGCACAGGACAACATTAACGACTCGAAATTGGAAGTCAAGTCGATGGTTATCAGTGAGCCGACACCGAATTCGTTCCATGTGGACCAGCAGCAGGTCATCTGGACGGATAGCGTGTTTCACCCAACCATCTATAGCTTTAACGCAAGTGTTGGTCTACTGGGCGCAGCTGCATTCGGTGTCGCGACTATTCCGCAACTTAAGTCTAGGGACGGGGTCGAGGTGCATGTAGATCAGCGCCTTGACTTGACTGATGTGTCCGCATTTGGCGACTTCGCTACGGCCGTGATGCAGAATGAATATGTCGACCTCAATGTTTACGGGAAGCCGGATTTGAAGCAGGGAGCTTTGCCGAAGATCACCGTGACGTACAACCACACCGCTACTATGAAGGGTATGTTTGTAGACGAACGTTCGCATTGCTTTAGTCTCCCTTACTAACCGCATGACAGGCCTAAACAAGCTTAAGGGATTCTCGCTGTCTGGCATGCATCTTACCACGAAGGCATCCGACGGAACGAACACCCAGGGACAGGTTCTGATCCCCAACCCGTCGGTGATGACGATCAGCTTGGTATGTACTATGATTTGATCTCCCTCGGGTTTCTTGTATGAAGAACAGGCGAACTGATAGCTGCAGGGCAATGTGACCCTCGATCTCTCTGTGAATGGAACCGCCATTGGGGAATCGTACATCCAGGATCTCGTGTTGAAACCTGGTAATAACACATTCGATATGAGAGCCAAAGTGGACCAACTGGCCATCATTGGTATGATGAAGAAATACCCGGGTACGGTTGTCCCCGTGGATATCACCGGCTCCGAGACCAACTCGAGCGTGTACGATGGCCAGGCTCTCTCATACTTCTCGCGGGCTTTGGCATCGAACAAACTACGGGTCGATCTGAACATTACCGAGGTGGTGGGCTCGAGTTCGAGTTTGAGCTAGAAGGCATCGCTGCATATATTGTGCCGACCTTGACTCGTTTTGGTCATTGCAACTACGCTTTTTACTGTTCCATCTGTCGTTCTGTGTCTTGGAACCCCACTGTTGTGCCGATGACGTTTTTAATTGTTCTTGATACCATTCTAATGTAACCGTGATGATCCGACTGCTTAATGATGGGAGGGTGGTCCGGATTGATTTATTATCCACGTCTTCCTTCAGATCTCATCAGAACAGCATTTGAGTAACTACGTCTGTATCACACTCAACCATGAGAGTTGTCGCCCCATGGCTGTTCCTTGTTATAATAGTGCTCACTACATATACAAATACATCGTATTTGAGAGCAGTTTCACCAGAGACAATTTCTGTTTGTGctcattttattttcattgaTTTTCTCAATTCTTgtgtttttctcttcaaccgGCCAGAATACCGAATACCTTTGGAGGAGACTTCACTCGGCGAAGCCGACacttaaaaaaaaaacacagTGCATACAAGTCACGGTACAACCTTGTGCGATGGTTAAATCCAATGGTTCATTAAATAAACTTCCCGCACCGAGCTTGTAGTACCATCGATCGGCCCCTCAGATAACCTACGGGAAGGGTGAGGTGTTACTTAAACCAGCACCAAGGTCTAGACCAGCCATCGACTCTCAGGATTAAATAGCCCCAAAAAAAGAGCTACCGTCGTCCCCGAGTCCGGGGACTCGGCCTGTCCGATAGACAGTATTTACTGCTCGGgagtagtacatacatacagtagCACATCGACGTGTCATCCCCTCCACGTGTAACTTTATTCGAGGGGATGGTCAAACGTGGAAAGAGTCGGGGCAACGGTTGGCTTGGCTGCTGCCATAACATCCACTGCAAGAACgtgcttcttggcttttgGGAATGTGTTGAAGGGTGGGTTTGCGCTGTTTATGACCTTGAGAGTGTCTAGATCGTGGAGTTGTACTCCTGATGCTGAGCCTTGTCTTTTAGGTTTCGGTAGCCATGCCGGGCGTTGGGATTAGGGTCAGGACCAGTGAGACTctgttggatatatattaagACCATCGCAGTTAGCAGTGTTATCGCTATAACTCCGGATCCTGCAGCGCTAGAATGACGTCGGTTACCGCTACACAGCCTCAATAATCCGTTGATAACTTGATATTGAGCATAAGGGTAATCGTCGGAAGGCTTCGAAAGACGGTTCCTATCGGCTCCCCGCCGAGATAAGGACAAGCACTTGGCGGTCCACTCGATAACCCATTTCCCATCGAACAATCAATATTGTTCTTACAACTTGCTACGACTAATAGCCGACGAAGTGACCTTATCGCAGGGTGTGACCAATTGAACGTATTCCCTTCATGGTGAATACGAATCTTCAACGGTTCAGGACAAATACTGTGAACAGCACGAGGTCAAGATGCCGACGTGCCCCGAAACTTGAAAGATGATATCGGATCTTATCAGACGGCGATAGTTAGTATTATCCAGCGAAGATCACTGGATCCAATTACCTAAAATCTTTCCGGAGTTACCCCAACATGAGCCATGCTATGATCGATATCCCCCTAAGTCAAGTATGCGGTTGGAGTATGTCTTGCAGCACCGTCCTAGCATGCTTCAAAGCCAGACGCCAAGACGAATTGGAGTTTCTCCAAGACCTTGGTGCCTGGATGGGCTCCATTGATATGCGATTATCATTACGTGAAATGCCTCATCTATGGGAAACAGCCTGGCTGTGATCTTCTCACTGCGCCACTTATCTGGCTTAGAGGACTATGTATCGAATCCGTGGGTTTCTATTGCCAATAACTTTTTCTTGGTCAATGTTGGAGAATCAATCGGCCATCGCGTGCGAGAGGACTAAACTTGGAAGCACTATATAACCGAGATGTCGTCCACGATGTTGGTTCTTTTCTCTAGAGCAAGCTCAACATCAATTCCCTACTCAGAGCCCCGAGCAACCAAGCAGCAGTATGGGTGTCAATTTCAAAGTTCTTGCCCTGTCGGCCTTAGCTACTATTAGCCATGCTTCGCCTCTCCTATATCCTCGAGCCACAGACTCGAACGTCACCTATGTGTTCACCAACCCCAATGGCCTGAACTTTACTCAGATGAACACCACCCTGCCAAACGTCACTATCTTCGCGACAGGTACACACTACCCTTAGCCTACTCGCACAAGCCCCCCTTCATCACAACAAAAACtaacaagaaaaaacaggCGGCACAATCGCGGGCTCCAGCGCCGACAACACCGCAACAACAGGTTACAAAGCCGGTGCAGTCGGCATCCAGACACTGATCGACGCGGTCCCGGAAATGCTAAACGTTGCCAACGTCGCTGGCGTGCAAGTAACCAATGTCGGCAGCCCAGACATCACCTCCGACATTCTCCTGCGTCTCTCCAAACAGATCAACGAGGTGGTCTGCAACGACCCCACCATGGCCGGTGCAGTGGTCACCCACGGCACCGACACGCTCGAAGAAtccgccttcttcctcgacgcCACGGTCAACTGTCGCAAGCCCGTGGTCATCGTCGGCGCCATGCGCCCTTCAACCGCCA from Aspergillus oryzae RIB40 DNA, chromosome 1 encodes the following:
- a CDS encoding uncharacterized protein (predicted protein) encodes the protein MILLIMRRTTVRTYPISVSCITGAFQGIWSRLGPKSPSSAVLDLNSLKSTHVKIRHLRYFGRRRLLCLLITLPRFFPTFSVCNCGVESCEARPLEQNKRDKSLPGLKLEKQLGLPV
- a CDS encoding DUF3712 domain-containing protein (predicted protein) encodes the protein MSSDKPEVTEVGMVASPAATKPSFKSRVAAHFKKWWWAHLIAFVVVVLVVALPVVYVGYPNIAQDNINDSKLEVKSMVISEPTPNSFHVDQQQVIWTDSVFHPTIYSFNASVGLLGAAAFGVATIPQLKSRDGVEVHVDQRLDLTDVSAFGDFATAVMQNEYVDLNVYGKPDLKQGALPKITVTYNHTATMKGMFVDERLNKLKGFSLSGMHLTTKASDGTNTQGQVLIPNPSVMTISLGNVTLDLSVNGTAIGESYIQDLVLKPGNNTFDMRAKVDQLAIIGMMKKYPGTVVPVDITGSETNSSVYDGQALSYFSRALASNKLRVDLNITEVVGSSSSLS